From Pararhodobacter zhoushanensis, the proteins below share one genomic window:
- a CDS encoding CapA family protein, with protein sequence MRLLALLLCLASPVGAQVCAPRALPAVNSCSGGAHVSLAIVGDVLVHQALAWRGYARGFETLWAAAVPLLRGADLALANLEGPVAAGFARGGRRVADPGPVFDGEVYTEYPVFNYHPMLISALREAGVDIVTTANNHALDRGPAGLEATLDALDAGGMAHVGSARGGQTRWQPLRLRTPVGVVSLIGCSFSTNGLADPRGQVPRCYDDRAGLLATVRAEVARGAGVMVFPHWGREYALEPDAQQRSLARALVQAGAMAVIGTHPHVPQPWEMIDGPAGVVPVIYSTGNFISAQTALEQATAPLVWLDLCAGVQGPQVGGAGYLPLQMVFDGTDPLLVRLGNDPRGAAGRALLARLIPGRDLSAVTECTDRRAAPTLQQSR encoded by the coding sequence ATGCGTCTGCTCGCCCTTCTCCTTTGCCTTGCCTCGCCCGTTGGCGCGCAGGTCTGTGCGCCGCGCGCGCTGCCTGCGGTGAATAGCTGTTCGGGCGGTGCGCATGTCAGTCTGGCGATTGTCGGCGATGTGCTGGTGCATCAGGCGCTGGCCTGGCGCGGCTATGCGCGGGGGTTCGAGACGCTCTGGGCGGCGGCGGTGCCCCTGTTGCGGGGCGCGGATCTGGCGCTGGCCAATCTGGAGGGGCCGGTCGCCGCCGGTTTTGCGCGCGGCGGGAGGCGGGTGGCCGATCCGGGGCCGGTGTTCGATGGCGAGGTTTATACCGAATATCCGGTGTTCAACTATCACCCGATGCTGATCTCGGCGTTGCGAGAGGCCGGGGTCGACATCGTGACAACGGCCAACAATCATGCGCTGGACCGGGGTCCGGCGGGACTGGAGGCGACGCTGGATGCGCTGGATGCGGGAGGCATGGCGCATGTCGGGTCGGCTCGCGGCGGCCAGACGCGCTGGCAACCGCTGCGGTTGCGCACGCCAGTGGGCGTGGTGTCGCTGATCGGCTGCAGCTTTTCCACCAACGGCCTTGCCGATCCGCGCGGTCAGGTGCCGCGCTGTTACGACGACCGGGCGGGGCTGCTGGCGACGGTGCGGGCGGAGGTTGCGCGCGGTGCCGGGGTGATGGTGTTCCCGCATTGGGGCCGGGAATACGCGTTGGAGCCGGACGCGCAGCAACGCAGCCTCGCCCGTGCGCTGGTACAGGCCGGGGCGATGGCGGTGATCGGGACGCATCCGCATGTGCCCCAACCGTGGGAGATGATCGACGGGCCTGCGGGCGTTGTTCCGGTGATCTATTCGACCGGCAATTTCATCTCGGCCCAGACGGCGCTGGAACAGGCGACCGCGCCGCTGGTCTGGCTGGATCTTTGCGCCGGGGTTCAGGGGCCACAGGTCGGCGGCGCCGGGTATCTGCCGCTGCAGATGGTGTTTGACGGCACGGATCCGCTGCTGGTCCGTCTGGGCAATGATCCGCGCGGGGCGGCGGGGCGCGCGTTGCTGGCGCGGTTGATCCCGGGTCGCGATCTGAGCGCGGTGACCGAGTGTACGGACCGCCGCGCCGCGCCGACGCTTCAGCAAAGCCGCTGA
- the ypfJ gene encoding KPN_02809 family neutral zinc metallopeptidase, translating into MQWRGKRTSSNIEDRRRSGGGRRSGGLPGIRIGGGGGRRGGGLGIGATIIVLLIGAYFGVDVSGLVGGSGSGPVASAPQQSGPNTIDDDQEAFVATILAETEQVWTGIFQSSGQRYTPTTLVLYQGGTASACGMAQSAMGPFYCPGDRKVYLDTDFFRVMEQQLNAGGEFANAYVIAHEVAHHVQNLTGILGQVNAQRERASERESNALSVRIELQADCYAGVWAHGAADRLAVTEADIRQALATAARIGDDALQQASGGRVVPDSFTHGTSEQRQNWFFAGYRAGDPAQCDTFRAASL; encoded by the coding sequence ATGCAATGGCGCGGCAAGAGAACCAGCAGCAACATCGAAGACCGCCGCCGCTCAGGCGGTGGGCGCCGCTCGGGCGGGTTGCCGGGCATCCGCATCGGTGGCGGTGGCGGTCGGCGCGGCGGTGGGCTGGGCATCGGTGCCACGATCATCGTCCTGCTGATCGGCGCTTATTTCGGTGTGGATGTGTCAGGCCTTGTCGGCGGTTCGGGCAGTGGCCCGGTCGCCAGCGCGCCGCAGCAAAGCGGGCCGAACACCATCGACGACGATCAGGAAGCCTTTGTCGCCACCATTCTGGCCGAGACCGAACAGGTCTGGACGGGGATCTTCCAAAGCTCGGGCCAGCGCTATACGCCCACCACGCTGGTGCTATATCAAGGCGGCACCGCCTCGGCCTGTGGCATGGCGCAATCGGCGATGGGGCCGTTCTATTGTCCCGGTGACCGCAAGGTGTATCTGGACACCGACTTTTTCCGCGTCATGGAGCAGCAGCTGAACGCGGGCGGCGAGTTCGCCAATGCCTATGTCATCGCCCATGAGGTCGCGCATCACGTCCAAAACCTGACCGGCATTCTGGGACAGGTGAACGCCCAGCGCGAACGCGCCAGCGAACGCGAGTCGAACGCATTGTCCGTGCGGATCGAGCTGCAGGCCGATTGCTACGCCGGGGTCTGGGCGCATGGTGCCGCCGACCGGCTGGCGGTGACCGAGGCCGACATCCGTCAGGCGCTGGCCACCGCCGCGCGCATCGGTGACGACGCGTTGCAGCAGGCATCAGGGGGCCGCGTGGTGCCCGACAGCTTCACGCATGGTACGTCCGAGCAGCGCCAGAACTGGTTCTTCGCTGGCTACCGCGCGGGCGATCCGGCGCAATGCGACACGTTCCGCGCTGCGAGCCTGTAA
- the fumC gene encoding class II fumarate hydratase: MTATRTETDSFGPLEVPADKYWGAQTQRSILNFPIGWERQPVPIIRALGVVKKACAMANKELGTMDARIADTIIEAAGEVIDGKFDDNFPLVVWQTGSGTQSNMNANEVISNRAIEMLGGEMGSKKPVHPNDHCNMGQSSNDTFPTAMHVAIAMQARDVLLPGLRKLHDALAAKSEEFKDIIKIGRTHTQDATPLTLGQEFGGYTHQVKKGIERVESCLGDIYELAQGGTAVGTGLNTQKGWAEMVARNMAQITDLPFVTAPNKFEALAAHDAMVMFSGALKTVAASLFKIANDMRLLGSGPRSGLGELILPENEPGSSIMPGKVNPTQAEALTMVCAHVMGNDAAVGFAGSQGHFELNVYNPMMSYNVLQSMQLLGDSASAFTDNMVVGTQANIARIDKLMKESLMLVTALAPTIGYDNATKVAKTAHKNGTTLKEEAIALGFVDAETFDRIVRPEDMIGPKG; this comes from the coding sequence ATGACCGCCACCCGCACCGAGACCGACAGCTTCGGTCCGCTGGAAGTTCCCGCCGACAAATACTGGGGCGCGCAGACCCAGCGCTCGATCCTGAACTTTCCCATCGGCTGGGAGCGTCAGCCGGTGCCGATCATCCGCGCGCTTGGCGTGGTGAAAAAGGCCTGCGCGATGGCCAACAAAGAGCTGGGCACGATGGACGCCCGCATCGCCGACACCATCATCGAAGCCGCCGGCGAAGTGATCGACGGCAAGTTCGACGACAACTTCCCGCTGGTGGTCTGGCAGACCGGTTCGGGCACCCAGTCGAACATGAACGCCAATGAGGTGATCTCGAACCGCGCGATCGAGATGCTGGGCGGCGAGATGGGCTCGAAAAAGCCCGTCCACCCCAATGACCATTGCAACATGGGGCAGTCCTCGAACGACACCTTCCCGACCGCGATGCATGTCGCCATCGCCATGCAGGCGCGCGATGTGCTGCTGCCGGGGCTGCGCAAACTGCACGATGCGCTGGCTGCCAAGTCGGAAGAGTTCAAGGATATCATCAAGATCGGCCGCACCCACACGCAGGATGCGACCCCTCTGACGCTGGGTCAGGAATTCGGCGGCTACACCCATCAGGTTAAGAAGGGCATCGAGCGGGTCGAGTCCTGCCTTGGTGACATCTACGAGCTGGCGCAGGGCGGCACGGCGGTCGGCACCGGGCTGAACACGCAAAAGGGCTGGGCCGAGATGGTCGCCCGGAACATGGCGCAAATCACCGATCTGCCCTTCGTCACCGCCCCCAACAAGTTCGAGGCGCTGGCCGCGCATGACGCCATGGTCATGTTCTCGGGCGCGCTGAAAACCGTCGCCGCCTCGCTGTTCAAGATCGCCAACGACATGCGCCTGCTGGGCTCCGGCCCGCGCTCGGGTCTGGGCGAGCTGATCCTGCCGGAAAACGAGCCCGGCTCGTCGATCATGCCGGGCAAGGTCAACCCGACGCAGGCCGAGGCGCTGACCATGGTCTGCGCGCATGTCATGGGCAATGACGCGGCGGTGGGTTTTGCCGGGTCGCAGGGTCATTTCGAGCTCAACGTCTATAACCCGATGATGAGCTATAACGTGCTGCAATCCATGCAGCTCTTGGGCGACTCGGCATCGGCCTTCACCGACAACATGGTGGTGGGCACGCAGGCCAACATCGCGCGCATCGACAAGCTGATGAAGGAATCGCTGATGCTGGTCACGGCGCTGGCCCCGACCATCGGCTACGACAACGCCACCAAAGTCGCCAAGACCGCGCATAAGAACGGCACGACGCTGAAAGAGGAAGCCATCGCTCTGGGCTTCGTCGACGCCGAAACCTTCGACCGGATCGTCCGGCCCGAGGATATGATCGGCCCGAAGGGCTGA
- a CDS encoding formimidoylglutamate deiminase encodes MSRLWAEQALLSTGWARDVAVTLDGSRIARIETGVAPVPGDQRLSVLLPAPANLHSHAFQRAMAGMTERRGPSAQDSFWTWRQLMFRFLDQLTPDDVQAITAFVQMEMLEAGYGASVEFHYLHHAPGGVAYVDRAEMATRVVAAAQQSGIGLTLLPVLYSQGGCDGRALGPGQVRFGNDLDGFARLVEGAEAALRALPGDAALGIAPHSLRAVTPEELAGCAALRPGAPLHMHLAEQIAEVEEVQAFHGARPVEWLLANASVDARWCLIHCTQMQRAETLALAATGAVAGLCPITESSLGDGIFDGVAWGQAGGRFGIGSDSNIRITLSEELRVLDHSQRLRDHTRAALATVEHSTGRVLLDGAAQGGAQAAGRDAGALREGALADLLALDTGGVDLEGRAGDALLDAWIFAGDDRAVSDVWSGGRPVVQAGRHVARDAIEAGYRRVMRRLKAV; translated from the coding sequence ATGAGCCGACTTTGGGCCGAACAGGCGCTTCTGAGCACGGGCTGGGCGCGCGACGTCGCGGTCACCCTGGACGGGTCCCGCATCGCCCGGATCGAGACCGGCGTGGCCCCGGTCCCCGGCGACCAGCGGCTGAGCGTCTTGCTTCCCGCGCCGGCCAACCTGCATTCGCATGCCTTTCAGCGCGCCATGGCGGGGATGACCGAACGGCGGGGCCCCTCGGCGCAGGACAGTTTCTGGACATGGCGCCAGCTGATGTTCCGGTTTCTGGACCAGTTGACGCCCGATGACGTGCAGGCGATCACGGCGTTTGTGCAAATGGAGATGCTGGAGGCGGGCTATGGCGCCTCGGTCGAGTTCCACTATCTGCACCACGCGCCCGGCGGTGTGGCTTACGTCGACCGGGCCGAGATGGCGACGCGGGTCGTGGCGGCCGCACAGCAAAGCGGGATCGGGCTGACGCTGCTGCCGGTGCTCTACAGTCAGGGCGGCTGCGACGGGCGGGCGCTGGGACCGGGTCAGGTGCGGTTTGGCAACGATCTGGACGGGTTCGCGCGGCTGGTCGAGGGGGCCGAGGCGGCGCTGCGCGCCCTGCCCGGTGACGCGGCTCTGGGCATCGCGCCACACTCGCTGCGGGCCGTGACGCCCGAGGAGCTGGCAGGCTGCGCGGCGTTGCGCCCCGGCGCGCCGCTGCACATGCATCTGGCCGAACAGATCGCGGAAGTCGAGGAAGTACAGGCGTTTCATGGCGCGCGGCCGGTGGAGTGGCTGTTGGCGAATGCCTCGGTGGATGCGCGCTGGTGTCTGATCCATTGCACACAGATGCAGCGGGCCGAGACCTTGGCATTGGCGGCGACGGGGGCGGTTGCGGGGCTGTGCCCGATCACCGAAAGCTCGCTGGGCGACGGGATCTTTGACGGCGTGGCCTGGGGTCAGGCAGGCGGGCGGTTCGGCATCGGATCGGACAGCAACATCCGCATCACGCTGAGCGAGGAGCTGCGCGTTCTGGACCATTCGCAGCGCCTGCGCGACCATACGCGGGCGGCACTGGCGACGGTGGAGCACTCGACCGGGCGGGTGTTGCTGGACGGCGCGGCGCAAGGGGGCGCGCAGGCGGCAGGGCGCGATGCGGGGGCGCTGCGCGAGGGCGCGCTGGCGGATCTGCTGGCGCTGGACACGGGCGGGGTTGACCTCGAGGGACGCGCGGGCGATGCGCTGCTCGATGCGTGGATCTTTGCGGGCGACGACCGTGCGGTGAGCGATGTCTGGTCGGGCGGACGGCCTGTGGTGCAGGCCGGACGGCATGTGGCGCGTGACGCGATCGAAGCGGGGTACCGCAGGGTGATGCGACGGCTGAAGGCGGTGTGA
- a CDS encoding DUF4169 family protein, translating to MAKVINLRTRRKQAARDEGRAQGAVSAAKHGVSKAQASLEAARADKARRDLDGHKREQD from the coding sequence ATGGCCAAGGTGATCAACCTGCGCACCCGGCGCAAACAGGCCGCACGCGACGAGGGCAGGGCGCAGGGTGCCGTTTCCGCTGCCAAGCACGGGGTGAGCAAGGCGCAGGCCTCGCTTGAGGCGGCGCGGGCCGACAAGGCGCGGCGCGATCTGGACGGGCATAAACGCGAACAGGACTGA
- a CDS encoding glutamine synthetase family protein: protein MTQTCPSGATPAEAHAFLEAHPEVQAVDILLHDSNGIARGKIIRRHELMAIYESGRHLPISILGLDIVGEDVEETGLIWEAGDGDLRAWPVPGSLTAQQGTDPARGELLLGQYHLDGTPMLSAPRHALNRQVEALAAMGLHASAAFELEFFLLAPERDGQGRVQPAGDVVDGRRSTRTEVYSVDHLIGMQPLFDDIYAGAALAGIVAETLISEYAPGQYELTLRYRDDPLRAADDLVRLKRIVRAQARRHGVVACFMAKPMEDHAGSGMHLHVSLRDETGRNVFAEAPGAGWTDTIRHAIGGLLQTMGESMLVFAPHANSWRRFANQSYAPVAPTWGVNNRSVALRIPAGDGKARRIEHRPAGVDANPYLVAATVLAGIRLGIAQRCDPGAETTGNGYDRNAGGIPRDWRSAIEAAKGSAFLKDALGDEMHRTFTAVKAAEYARVARAIPELEYELYLHRV from the coding sequence ATGACCCAGACCTGCCCCTCGGGTGCCACCCCTGCCGAAGCGCACGCCTTTCTCGAGGCTCACCCCGAAGTGCAGGCCGTTGATATCCTGCTCCACGATTCCAACGGCATCGCGCGCGGCAAGATCATTCGGCGCCATGAGCTGATGGCCATTTATGAGAGCGGACGGCATTTGCCGATCTCGATCCTTGGGCTGGATATTGTCGGCGAGGACGTCGAGGAAACCGGCCTGATCTGGGAGGCAGGCGACGGCGATCTGCGCGCCTGGCCGGTGCCGGGATCGCTGACGGCGCAGCAAGGCACCGACCCGGCGCGCGGCGAGTTGCTGCTGGGCCAGTACCATCTGGACGGCACGCCGATGCTGTCGGCCCCCCGCCATGCGCTCAACCGGCAGGTCGAGGCGCTGGCGGCGATGGGTTTGCACGCCTCGGCAGCGTTCGAGCTGGAGTTCTTCCTGCTCGCGCCCGAGCGCGACGGTCAGGGCCGCGTGCAGCCTGCGGGTGATGTGGTGGACGGGCGGCGCTCGACGCGGACCGAGGTGTATTCGGTCGATCATCTGATCGGCATGCAGCCCCTGTTTGATGACATCTACGCCGGGGCGGCACTGGCCGGGATCGTGGCCGAGACGCTGATCTCGGAATACGCGCCGGGGCAATACGAACTGACCCTGCGCTACCGCGACGATCCGCTGCGTGCGGCGGATGATCTGGTGCGCCTGAAGCGCATCGTGCGCGCGCAGGCGCGCAGGCATGGGGTGGTGGCCTGTTTCATGGCCAAGCCGATGGAAGATCATGCAGGTTCGGGCATGCATCTGCATGTGTCGCTGCGCGACGAGACCGGGCGCAATGTGTTCGCCGAAGCCCCCGGCGCGGGCTGGACGGACACCATCCGCCACGCGATAGGCGGGCTGTTGCAAACCATGGGCGAATCGATGCTGGTCTTTGCCCCGCACGCCAATTCGTGGCGGCGGTTTGCCAACCAGTCCTATGCACCCGTCGCGCCGACCTGGGGGGTCAACAACCGCTCCGTCGCGTTGCGCATTCCGGCAGGCGATGGCAAGGCCCGGCGCATCGAGCACCGGCCTGCCGGGGTGGACGCAAACCCCTATCTGGTCGCCGCGACCGTGCTGGCCGGGATCCGGCTGGGGATCGCGCAGCGGTGTGATCCGGGGGCCGAGACGACCGGCAATGGCTATGACCGCAACGCGGGCGGCATCCCGCGCGACTGGCGCAGCGCGATAGAGGCGGCCAAGGGATCGGCGTTCCTGAAGGACGCGCTGGGGGACGAGATGCACCGGACCTTCACCGCCGTGAAGGCGGCGGAATATGCGCGGGTGGCGCGGGCGATCCCCGAGCTTGAGTACGAGCTTTATCTGCACCGGGTTTAG
- a CDS encoding aspartate aminotransferase family protein — MSPDPHLPIHGVSPERLDAFKDRESARFARARPKTRRLLDQGAQAWLGGVPMHWMRDWPSPFPLVVKRAQKARLTDADGFEIDDFCLGDTGSMFGHAPAPVARAIRRQARCGLTYMLPSKAALRAGRLLCERFGPLVWQIATTASDANRNALRVARAVTGRRKVLVFNGCYHGTLQDTMVALEGGRTVARPGLVGQVFDIAAEAVCVEFNDLGAVEAALASGEVAAVLTEPVMTNSCMVLPAPGFHRGLKSLTQRYGTLLIIDETHTQSSGLGGYTRVHGLSPDLFVVGKCVAGGVATAVWGMTEAVAEAFTAYDAARPSGHSGMGTTLSGNPLQFAALEATLAEVMTPEAYAAMEAGAGRLARGLSGVIAHHALPWHVARVGARVEFICAPGPLRNGADAAAAHAPQLEAALHLGLLNRGCLIAPFHNMMLVSPVTRQRQIDRLIAGFDEILSELTA; from the coding sequence ATGTCCCCTGATCCCCACTTGCCGATCCATGGCGTATCGCCAGAGCGTCTCGATGCGTTCAAGGACCGCGAGAGCGCGCGATTTGCGCGTGCGCGGCCAAAGACCCGGCGCTTGCTGGATCAGGGCGCGCAGGCATGGCTCGGCGGTGTGCCGATGCATTGGATGCGTGACTGGCCCTCGCCCTTTCCTTTGGTCGTCAAGCGCGCTCAGAAAGCGCGACTCACCGATGCGGACGGGTTCGAGATCGACGATTTCTGTCTGGGCGATACCGGGTCGATGTTCGGGCACGCGCCAGCCCCGGTCGCGCGGGCGATCCGGCGGCAGGCGCGGTGCGGCTTGACCTATATGCTGCCCTCCAAGGCCGCGTTGCGCGCCGGGCGGTTGTTGTGCGAGCGCTTTGGCCCTCTGGTCTGGCAGATCGCCACCACCGCGAGCGACGCCAACCGCAACGCCTTGCGCGTGGCACGGGCGGTGACCGGTCGGCGCAAGGTGTTGGTGTTCAACGGCTGCTACCACGGCACCTTGCAGGACACGATGGTGGCGCTGGAGGGCGGCCGGACGGTGGCGCGGCCCGGCCTGGTCGGTCAGGTGTTCGACATCGCGGCCGAGGCGGTCTGCGTCGAATTCAACGATCTGGGTGCCGTTGAGGCGGCCCTTGCCAGTGGCGAGGTGGCGGCGGTTCTGACAGAGCCCGTGATGACCAACTCCTGCATGGTGTTGCCCGCGCCCGGATTTCACCGCGGGCTCAAGTCGCTCACCCAGCGTTACGGCACGCTGCTGATCATCGACGAGACGCACACGCAATCCTCGGGGCTTGGCGGCTATACCCGCGTACACGGGCTGTCACCCGACCTGTTCGTCGTCGGCAAATGCGTGGCGGGCGGTGTGGCGACGGCGGTCTGGGGCATGACCGAGGCGGTGGCCGAGGCCTTCACCGCCTATGATGCCGCGCGCCCGTCGGGCCATTCAGGCATGGGCACGACCCTGTCGGGCAACCCGCTGCAATTCGCCGCGCTGGAGGCTACCCTGGCCGAGGTGATGACGCCGGAGGCCTATGCGGCGATGGAGGCCGGTGCAGGGCGCCTGGCGCGCGGGCTCAGCGGCGTCATCGCGCATCACGCCCTGCCCTGGCATGTGGCGCGGGTCGGCGCGCGTGTCGAGTTCATCTGCGCCCCCGGCCCGCTGCGCAATGGCGCGGACGCCGCTGCCGCCCATGCGCCGCAGCTGGAGGCGGCGCTGCATCTGGGTCTGCTCAACCGCGGCTGCCTGATCGCGCCCTTCCATAACATGATGCTGGTCTCGCCGGTGACCAGACAGCGGCAAATCGACCGGCTGATTGCCGGTTTTGATGAAATCCTCAGCGAGTTGACCGCATGA
- a CDS encoding GntR family transcriptional regulator, whose product MSGGTGWQDVRDEALRRIRARIWAPGDRIPDEAALAEELGCARATVNRALRDLAEAGLLERRRKGGTRVPLTPVRKATFSIAIIRQDIEARGQVPGYRVLGDRLEPAPEWLRSRMGDGPLRHVTALHTADGAGFCLEDRWLNPVLVEGVSFETLSANEWLVGNVSFAEGTLAFHAVSATLDLARALGCREGDALLALDRETRGEGPITWVRLVYAPGHRVQAAL is encoded by the coding sequence ATGAGCGGTGGAACCGGCTGGCAGGACGTACGCGACGAGGCGCTGCGACGCATCCGCGCGCGGATCTGGGCACCGGGGGACCGCATCCCGGACGAGGCCGCGCTGGCCGAGGAACTGGGCTGCGCGCGCGCCACGGTAAACCGCGCGCTGCGCGATCTGGCCGAGGCCGGGTTGTTGGAGCGCCGCCGAAAGGGCGGCACCCGTGTCCCGCTGACGCCGGTGCGCAAGGCGACCTTCAGCATCGCGATCATCCGTCAGGATATCGAGGCACGCGGTCAGGTGCCCGGATACCGCGTGCTGGGCGACAGGCTGGAACCCGCGCCCGAGTGGTTGCGCAGCCGGATGGGCGACGGACCGCTGCGGCATGTCACCGCCCTGCATACCGCTGACGGCGCGGGCTTTTGCCTCGAGGATCGCTGGCTCAATCCGGTCTTGGTCGAGGGGGTCAGTTTCGAGACACTCAGCGCCAATGAATGGCTGGTCGGCAATGTCAGCTTCGCCGAAGGAACGCTGGCGTTCCACGCCGTGTCGGCGACGCTGGATCTGGCCCGCGCACTGGGATGCCGTGAAGGCGACGCACTCCTGGCTCTCGACCGCGAAACCCGCGGCGAGGGGCCGATCACTTGGGTGCGGTTGGTCTATGCCCCCGGGCACCGGGTCCAGGCGGCACTCTAG
- the hutI gene encoding imidazolonepropionase, whose translation MILSNARLAPGFDDRRGAVAIGGGRILYAGPEAGLPLDGPRRDLGGRLVTPGLIDCHTHLVHGGHRAREFALRLEGASYEAIARAGGGIVSTVSATRAACEDALYAQAEPRLKALLAEGVTTVEIKSGYGLDTDTELKMLRVARALGQRLPVRVLTTFLGAHALPESHKEKPDVYLSDICIPALRAAHAEGLVDAVDGFCEGIAFTADQIAQVFDVALELGLPVKLHAEQLSHLGGTALAARYNALSADHVEYATDADARLMAASGTVAVLLPGAFYTLRETQLPPVAAFRTHGVPMAVATDANPGTSPLTSLLMAMNMACTLFRLTTDEALRGTTEHAARALGLTDTGRLAPGLRADLAVWDVHDPAELAYRIGFNPLHTRFLEGREC comes from the coding sequence CTGATCCTCTCGAATGCCCGCCTCGCCCCCGGTTTTGATGACCGGCGTGGTGCCGTGGCGATCGGCGGCGGGCGCATTCTGTATGCCGGGCCCGAGGCCGGACTGCCACTGGACGGCCCGCGCCGTGACCTTGGCGGGCGGCTGGTGACGCCCGGTCTGATCGACTGCCACACGCATCTGGTCCATGGCGGCCACCGCGCGCGCGAGTTCGCTTTGCGGCTGGAGGGGGCGAGCTATGAGGCGATTGCGCGGGCAGGGGGCGGGATCGTCTCCACCGTTTCCGCAACCCGCGCGGCCTGCGAGGACGCGCTTTATGCACAGGCTGAACCGCGTCTGAAGGCGCTGCTGGCCGAAGGGGTGACAACGGTCGAGATCAAGTCCGGCTATGGGCTTGATACTGATACAGAGCTGAAAATGTTACGCGTTGCCAGAGCTTTGGGTCAACGCCTCCCGGTTCGTGTGCTCACCACGTTCCTCGGCGCTCACGCCTTGCCGGAAAGCCATAAAGAAAAGCCAGACGTTTATTTGTCTGACATCTGCATCCCCGCCCTGCGTGCGGCCCACGCCGAGGGCCTTGTCGATGCCGTCGACGGCTTTTGCGAGGGGATCGCCTTTACCGCCGACCAGATCGCCCAAGTCTTTGACGTCGCGCTTGAGCTGGGCCTGCCGGTCAAACTTCACGCCGAGCAGCTCTCCCACCTTGGCGGCACCGCGCTCGCCGCCCGCTACAACGCGCTCAGCGCCGATCATGTCGAATACGCCACCGATGCCGACGCCCGCCTGATGGCTGCCTCGGGCACCGTTGCCGTCCTGCTCCCCGGTGCCTTCTATACGCTGCGCGAGACGCAACTGCCGCCCGTCGCCGCTTTCCGCACCCACGGCGTCCCGATGGCCGTCGCCACCGACGCCAACCCCGGCACCTCGCCGCTGACCTCGCTGCTGATGGCGATGAACATGGCCTGCACGCTGTTCCGCCTCACCACCGACGAGGCCCTGCGCGGCACCACCGAACACGCTGCCCGCGCGCTGGGGCTGACCGACACCGGCCGCCTTGCCCCCGGCCTGCGCGCCGATCTGGCCGTCTGGGACGTGCACGACCCGGCCGAACTGGCCTACCGCATCGGCTTCAACCCGCTTCACACCCGTTTTCTGGAAGGCCGCGAATGCTGA